One window of the Salvia miltiorrhiza cultivar Shanhuang (shh) chromosome 6, IMPLAD_Smil_shh, whole genome shotgun sequence genome contains the following:
- the LOC130988456 gene encoding tetraspanin-2-like, protein MAVSNSITAILNFVAMMCSFPIIAAGVWLASRADNECLLWLRWPLVFLGLAFLLVSAAGFVGAYWKKEGLLAIYLVAMFILIVVLLVILVLAFVVTRPDGGAVVGGGVGFKEYRLDGFSSWLRDHVTATDNWGKIRACLAASQICPKLTHKFVSAPDFFAAHLSPLQSGCCKPPLMCGLEYSSPTTWLGQPNLAAGADCGVWSNDPRQLCYNCDSCKAGLLGNLREEWRKTNVILIITVVLLIWVYLIACSAYRNAQTEQLFRRYKQGWV, encoded by the exons ATGGCGGTGAGCAACAGCATCACGGCGATCCTCAACTTCGTGGCGATGATGTGCTCCTTCCCCATCATCGCCGCCGGCGTCTGGCTGGCGTCGCGGGCGGACAACGAGTGCCTCCTGTGGCTCCGGTGGCCGCTCGTCTTCCTCGGCCTCGCCTTCCTGCTGGTCTCCGCCGCCGGATTCGTCGGCGCCTACTGGAAGAAGGAGGGCCTCCTGGCCATCTACCTCGTCGCCATGTTCATCCTCATCGTGGTGCTGCTCGTCATCCTCGTCCTCGCCTTCGTCGTGACGCGCCCCGATGGCGGCGCCGTCGTGGGCGGCGGGGTGGGGTTCAAGGAGTACAGGCTGGATGGGTTCTCGTCGTGGCTCAGAGATCATGTTACTGCCACTGATAATTGGGGGAAGATAAGGGCGTGTTTGGCTGCTTCCCAGATTTGTCCTAAGCTCACTCACAAGTTTGTTTCTGCGCCCGACTTCTTTGCTGCTCATCTTTCTCCTCTGCAG TCAGGATGCTGCAAGCCTCCACTGATGTGTGGGTTGGAATACTCGAGCCCGACGACGTGGTTGGGGCAGCCTAACCTAGCAGCGGGTGCGGACTGCGGCGTGTGGAGCAACGATCCGAGGCAGCTATGCTACAACTGCGATTCATGCAAGGCTGGGCTGCTGGGAAACCTAAGGGAGGAGTGGAGGAAAACCAACGTCATCCTCATCATCACAGTAGTGCTCCTAATTTGGGTTTACCTCATCGCTTGCAGCGCATACAGGAATGCTCAAACCGAGCAACTCTTCCGCAGATACAAACAAGGTTGGGtctga
- the LOC130988453 gene encoding thioredoxin-like 2, chloroplastic, with translation MADVVKLSCNSQRFSYSLLTSLSSSLNSCPRPLPRYQGGQQKSAVSVSDFCSIGGGAPIAFRPRKQFGKFKVSATVTETEQPKWWERSAGPNMIDIHSTQEFLSALSEAGERLVIVEFYGTWCASCKALFPKLCRTAQEHPEILFLKVNFDENKPMCKSLNVKVLPYFHFYRGADGQLESFSCSLAKFQKIKDAIALHNTDRCSIGPPRGIGELNLEGPTSSKEKLAESSAT, from the exons ATGGCTGATGTTGTAAAATTATCTTGCAATTCTCAACGATTTTCTTATTCATTGTTgacttctctctcttcctctttgAATTCTTGTCCCCGGCCTCTTCCCCGCTATCAAGGAGGCCAGCAGAAAAGTGCAGTTTCTGTTTCTGATTTCTGTTCCATTGGTGGTGGCGCCCCGATTGCCTTCCGACCCCGCAAGCAATTTGGGAAATTCAAG GTAAGTGCAACTGTTACTGAAACTGAGCAGCCCAAGTGGTGGGAAAGAAGTGCTGGCCCGAACATGATTGATATTCACTCCACACAAGAATTTTTGAGTGCCTTGAGTGAGGCTGGAGAAAGGCTGGTTATAGTTGAGTTCTATGGTACATGGTGTGCTTCTTGTAAAGCATTATTTCCCAAG CTTTGCAGAACGGCACAGGAGCATCCTGAGATATTGTTCTTGAAAGTCAATTTTGATGAGAACAAGCCCATGTGCAAGAGTTTGAATGTCAAGGTTCTTCCATATTTCCACTTCTACCGTGGAGCAGATGGGCAGCTCGAGTCCTTCTCATGTTCTCTTGCAAAA TTTCAGAAGATTAAAGATGCCATCGCACTACATAACACAGATCGTTGCAGCATTGGTCCTCCTAGAGGTATTGGAGAGCTAAACCTTGAAGGCCCAACTTCTTCGAAAGAGAAGCTAGCAGAGTCATCTGCAACATAG
- the LOC130988454 gene encoding PRA1 family protein F3-like — MSTIYGTISTAAPPPDSPFLSRIRSGIGTRRSWRVMVTSLSMPESVGAAVQRLRTNASYFHVNYAIVVLFTLFVSLLWHPGALIVFTATMFAWLFLYFLRDTPLVVWGYGVEERVVLVVLSISTVALLLLTQATIFLGGIAAGLAASLAHGVFRRTNDLDFDDEDGGGGAAVGLRETASATYSVL, encoded by the coding sequence ATGAGCACCATCTACGGCACAATATCCACCGCCGCACCACCGCCGGACTCGCCGTTCCTCTCCCGGATCCGATCGGGGATCGGGACGCGGCGGTCGTGGCGGGTGATGGTCACCTCCCTCTCCATGCCGGAGAGCGTGGGCGCCGCCGTCCAGCGCCTCCGCACGAACGCCTCCTATTTCCACGTGAACTACGCCATCGTGGTCCTCTTCACGCTCTTCGTGAGCCTCCTATGGCACCCGGGGGCCCTCATCGTCTTCACGGCCACCATGTTTGCGTGGTTGTTCCTCTATTTCCTCCGCGACACGCCCCTTGTCGTCTGGGGCTACGGCGTGGAGGAGCGCGTGGTGCTCGTGGTGCTCTCCATTTCCACGGTGGCGCTGCTGCTCCTCACGCAGGCCACCATCTTCCTCGGGGGGATCGCGGCCGGGCTCGCCGCGTCACTGGCGCACGGCGTGTTTAGGAGGACCAACGATTTGGATTTCGACGACGAGGACGGCGGAGGCGGGGCCGCCGTGGGCTTGAGAGAGACGGCGTCGGCCACTTATTCTGTTTTATAG
- the LOC130988452 gene encoding uncharacterized protein LOC130988452, which yields MDLSELLAIFGPGISGAVFGAGWWFWVDAVVCSSVQVPFVHYLPGIFASLSALMFNCVRKEDIDYSPYDEGEWRLKLWLFIAYVVSFVSLAASVGLLIQDALVETGPSAWTGVAGVLQCVFVLISGLIYWISHSSE from the exons ATGGATTTGTCGGAGCTTTTGGCAATATTCGGACCCGGAATCTCCGGCGCGGTATTCGGCGCCGGCTGGTGGTTTTGGGTGGACGCCGTCGTGTGCAGCTCCGTTCAAGTCCCTTTCGTCCACTACCTGCCTG gGATTTTTGCTTCGCTGTCTGCTTTGATGTTCAATTGCGTGAGGAAAGAGGATATTGACTACTCACCATACGATGAGGGTGAATGGAG GTTGAAGCTCTGGCTTTTCATTGCATATGTTGTGTCGTTTGTCTCGTTAGCTGCTTCAGTCGGACTCTTGATACAAGACGCACTGGTGGAGACTGGTCCTTCAGCGTGGACTGGAGTTGCAGGTGTTCTCCAATGCGTGTTTGTGTTAATCAG TGGCCTGATATATTGGATATCTCATTCCTCTGAATAA
- the LOC130990451 gene encoding uncharacterized protein LOC130990451: protein MEIPLPKQEEGTITENARLASNVRFVERPTYTPQIFRRRFRMQKKLFLRIVEAITANDEYFQQRPDAIGRQGLSPLVKCTGAIRVLAYGSSTDVVDKFLRMSETVTGTSLIKFVEGVISCFGDEYLRRPNLARLLYVVEERGFPGIIGSIDCMHWE from the coding sequence ATGGAGATCCCGCTCCCCAAGCAAGAAGAAGGAACTATAACAGAGAACGCGAGATTGGCGAGCAACGTTCGATTTGTGGAAAGGCCGACGTATACTCCTCAGATTTTTCGACGTAGATTTCGCatgcaaaaaaaattgtttcttCGTATAGTGGAGGCCATTACTGCCAATGACGAATATTTTCAACAAAGACCTGATGCCATAGGTAGACAAGGTTTATCACCGTTGGTGAAATGTACTGGAGCAATACGGGTGTTGGCGTATGGTTCGTCAACTGATGTTGTTGATAAATTCTTGCGAATGAGTGAAACTGTAACAGGGACATCTCTAATAAAATTCGTAGAAGGTGTCATTTCCTGCTTCGGTGATGAGTATCTCAGAAGGCCTAATTTGGCAAGGTTGCTCTATGTTGTGGAAGAACGTGGATTTCCGGGCATTATTGGTAGtattgattgcatgcattgggaaTGA